One window from the genome of Cryobacterium sp. GrIS_2_6 encodes:
- the gndA gene encoding NADP-dependent phosphogluconate dehydrogenase encodes MTETGTAQANIGVVGLAVMGSNLARNLASREGNTVAVYNRSHVRTQTLMTEHPEAGFVASETIEDFVASLSRPRTAIIMVQAGKGTDAVISQLAELFEPGDIIVDGGNADFHDTIRREKAISATGINFVGAGISGGEEGALKGPSIMPGGSALAYETLGPILESIAAVVDGVPCVTHIGTDGAGHFVKMVHNGIEYADMQLIAEAYDLLRHVTGHSPAAIADVFTEWNKGDLESYLIEITAEVLRQVDAETGLPFIDIVLDEAGSKGTGVWTVQNALDLGVPVAGIAEAVFARAVSSHPEQRGPVRASISARPEIAVVGHTFVDDVRQALYASKVVAYAQGFDEIIAGAAKYNWNIDKGAVATIWRGGCIIRAQFLNRIVDAYANDPSIPTLLVDPFFAAAVASGESAWRRVVSTAALSGIPVPGFASALSYFDSLAAERLPAALVQGQRDFFGAHTYKRVDKPGVFHTLWSGDRTEIATEASTH; translated from the coding sequence GTGACCGAAACCGGTACAGCACAGGCAAATATTGGCGTCGTCGGACTGGCGGTGATGGGCTCGAATCTCGCCCGCAACCTCGCCAGCCGGGAGGGGAACACCGTCGCGGTCTACAATCGCTCGCACGTGCGCACCCAGACCCTCATGACGGAACACCCCGAGGCCGGCTTCGTCGCCTCGGAGACCATCGAGGACTTCGTCGCGTCGCTGAGCCGCCCGCGCACCGCCATCATCATGGTCCAGGCCGGAAAGGGCACGGACGCGGTCATCAGCCAGCTCGCCGAGCTGTTCGAGCCCGGCGACATCATCGTCGACGGCGGCAACGCGGACTTCCACGACACCATCCGCCGCGAAAAGGCGATCAGCGCGACCGGCATCAACTTCGTCGGCGCCGGCATCTCCGGCGGCGAAGAGGGCGCGCTCAAGGGCCCGAGCATCATGCCCGGCGGTTCCGCGCTCGCCTACGAGACCCTCGGCCCGATCCTCGAGTCGATCGCCGCCGTCGTCGACGGCGTGCCGTGCGTCACCCACATCGGCACCGACGGCGCAGGCCATTTCGTCAAGATGGTGCACAACGGCATCGAATACGCCGACATGCAGCTCATCGCCGAGGCGTACGACCTGCTCCGTCATGTGACCGGCCACTCCCCCGCCGCCATCGCCGATGTGTTCACCGAGTGGAACAAAGGCGACCTCGAGAGCTACCTGATCGAGATCACCGCCGAGGTGCTCCGCCAGGTCGACGCCGAGACCGGACTGCCGTTCATCGACATCGTGCTCGACGAGGCCGGCTCCAAGGGAACCGGCGTCTGGACCGTGCAGAACGCGCTCGACCTCGGCGTACCCGTCGCCGGAATCGCGGAGGCCGTGTTCGCACGCGCCGTGTCGAGCCACCCCGAGCAGCGCGGGCCGGTGCGTGCCTCGATCAGCGCCCGCCCCGAGATCGCCGTCGTCGGCCACACCTTCGTCGACGACGTGCGCCAGGCCCTCTACGCCTCGAAGGTCGTCGCGTACGCGCAGGGCTTCGACGAGATCATCGCCGGTGCCGCCAAGTACAACTGGAACATCGACAAGGGCGCCGTCGCCACGATCTGGCGGGGCGGCTGCATCATCCGCGCCCAGTTCCTGAACCGCATCGTGGATGCCTACGCGAACGACCCGTCGATCCCGACCCTGCTCGTCGACCCGTTCTTCGCCGCGGCAGTCGCCTCTGGCGAGTCGGCCTGGCGTCGCGTCGTCTCGACCGCTGCGCTCTCCGGCATCCCGGTTCCCGGCTTCGCCTCGGCCCTGAGCTACTTCGACTCGCTCGCCGCGGAACGCCTGCCCGCCGCCCTCGTGCAGGGCCAGCGCGACTTCTTCGGAGCGCACACCTACAAGCGCGTCGACAAGCCCGGCGTGTTCCACACCCTGTGGTCTGGCGACCGCACCGAAATCGCGACAGAGGCCTCGACCCACTAG
- a CDS encoding ribose-phosphate diphosphokinase: MPGINASGEKRLVLVSGRAHPQLALDIAKELGTELVHTDARTFANGEIYARFDESVRGSDTFVIQSHTNPINEWLMEQLIMVDALKRASAKRITVVAPFYPYARQDKKGRGREPVSARLVADLFKVAGADRIMSIDLHAAQIQGFFDGPVDHLFAMPVLLEHFQEKLDPATLTVVSPDMGRVRVADIWSDKLGAPLAIIHKRRDPLVPNRVSVHEIVGQVSGRVCLLVDDMIDTGRTIVLAAEALRAAGAIGVVVAATHAVFSHPALELLQNPAITEVVVTDTLPIPPEKRFPTLTVLPIAPLLARAIHEVFDEGSVTSMFEGAA, from the coding sequence GTGCCTGGAATCAATGCCAGCGGCGAGAAACGACTTGTATTGGTTTCGGGGCGAGCACACCCGCAACTGGCACTGGACATCGCCAAGGAGCTCGGTACCGAACTCGTACACACCGACGCACGTACCTTCGCGAACGGCGAAATTTACGCGCGCTTCGACGAGAGCGTGCGCGGCAGCGACACCTTCGTGATCCAGTCGCACACCAACCCGATCAATGAATGGCTGATGGAACAGCTCATCATGGTCGACGCGCTCAAGCGGGCCTCCGCCAAGCGCATCACGGTTGTTGCGCCGTTCTACCCTTACGCCCGCCAGGACAAGAAGGGCCGCGGCCGCGAGCCGGTATCGGCCCGCCTCGTCGCCGACCTGTTCAAGGTCGCCGGCGCCGACCGCATTATGTCGATCGACCTGCACGCCGCCCAGATCCAGGGCTTTTTCGACGGCCCCGTCGACCACCTTTTCGCGATGCCGGTGCTGCTCGAGCACTTCCAGGAGAAGCTAGACCCCGCAACGCTGACCGTGGTGTCGCCCGACATGGGCCGCGTCCGCGTCGCCGACATCTGGAGCGACAAGCTCGGCGCCCCGCTGGCGATCATCCACAAGCGCCGTGACCCGCTGGTGCCGAACCGCGTTTCCGTGCACGAGATCGTCGGCCAGGTCTCCGGTCGCGTCTGCCTGCTCGTCGACGACATGATCGACACCGGCCGCACCATCGTCCTCGCGGCCGAGGCGCTTCGTGCCGCCGGAGCGATCGGCGTCGTCGTCGCCGCGACCCACGCGGTGTTCAGCCACCCCGCGCTCGAGCTGCTGCAGAACCCGGCGATCACCGAGGTCGTCGTCACCGACACCCTGCCGATCCCCCCGGAGAAGCGCTTCCCGACCCTGACCGTTCTGCCGATCGCCCCGCTTCTTGCCCGCGCGATCCACGAGGTCTTCGACGAGGGATCCGTCACCTCGATGTTCGAGGGCGCCGCGTAA
- the glmU gene encoding bifunctional UDP-N-acetylglucosamine diphosphorylase/glucosamine-1-phosphate N-acetyltransferase GlmU, whose translation MTDSRLAIVVLAAGQGTRMKSATPKLLHPLAGLPILSHVLATASALNAAHVVTVVRHERDRLVDIVEADLPESIVVDQDEVPGTGRAVEQAIEALPADFEGDVLVVSGDVPLLNAATLASFITAHRERAVAATVLSAFPSDSTGYGRIVRDEAGAFDRIVEQKDASPEERLITETNAGVYVFGIAELREQLARITTENVQGEKYLTDVIGLLRESGSDVRAVPVADAWLVAGINDRAQLAESARQLNALIVRGWQLAGVTVQDPATTWIDLAVTIAPDVTIKPGTQILGATVIETGAVVGPDTTLVDCEIGANAEVKRTDATLAVIGAGASVGPFSYLRPGTILGADGKIGTFVETKNAVIGEGSKVPHLSYVGDATVGVHSNIGAGTIFANYNGVTKSPSVVGSHVRTGSHNVFVAPVRIGDGAYTGAGTIVRKDVPAGALALTVAPQRNMDGWVQTNRPGTDAAEAAAKSGD comes from the coding sequence GTGACCGATTCCCGTCTCGCCATCGTCGTCCTGGCCGCAGGCCAGGGCACCCGGATGAAATCCGCGACTCCCAAGCTGCTGCATCCCCTCGCCGGGCTGCCCATCCTCAGCCACGTGCTCGCGACGGCATCCGCGTTGAACGCCGCGCACGTCGTGACCGTCGTGCGCCACGAACGCGACCGGCTCGTCGACATCGTCGAGGCCGACCTGCCCGAGAGCATCGTCGTCGACCAGGACGAGGTCCCGGGAACCGGCCGTGCCGTCGAGCAGGCCATCGAGGCACTGCCCGCCGACTTCGAGGGCGACGTGCTCGTCGTCAGCGGCGACGTTCCCCTCCTGAACGCGGCGACCCTCGCGAGCTTCATCACCGCGCACCGCGAACGCGCCGTCGCGGCGACCGTTCTGTCCGCCTTTCCCAGTGACTCCACCGGCTACGGCCGCATCGTGCGCGACGAAGCCGGAGCCTTCGACCGCATCGTGGAACAGAAAGACGCCAGCCCCGAGGAACGCCTGATCACGGAAACGAACGCCGGCGTATACGTCTTCGGGATCGCCGAACTGCGTGAGCAGCTCGCCCGCATCACCACCGAAAACGTCCAGGGCGAGAAGTACCTCACCGACGTGATCGGCCTGCTCCGCGAGTCCGGCTCCGATGTGCGCGCCGTTCCGGTAGCGGATGCCTGGCTCGTCGCCGGCATCAACGACCGGGCCCAGCTCGCCGAGTCCGCCCGGCAGCTCAATGCGCTCATCGTGCGCGGCTGGCAGCTCGCCGGCGTGACCGTTCAGGACCCTGCGACGACCTGGATCGACCTCGCCGTGACGATCGCGCCCGACGTCACGATCAAGCCGGGCACCCAGATCCTCGGGGCGACGGTCATCGAGACCGGCGCCGTCGTCGGCCCGGACACGACCCTCGTGGACTGCGAGATCGGCGCGAACGCCGAGGTGAAGCGCACGGACGCGACCCTCGCGGTGATCGGTGCCGGCGCATCCGTCGGCCCGTTCTCGTACCTGCGGCCAGGGACGATTCTCGGCGCGGACGGCAAGATCGGCACCTTCGTCGAGACCAAGAACGCCGTTATCGGCGAGGGCAGCAAGGTGCCGCACCTGAGCTACGTCGGCGACGCGACGGTCGGCGTGCACTCCAACATCGGGGCAGGGACGATTTTCGCGAACTACAACGGAGTGACCAAATCGCCGAGCGTCGTGGGGTCGCATGTGCGCACCGGGTCGCACAACGTGTTCGTCGCGCCCGTTAGGATTGGGGACGGGGCTTACACCGGTGCCGGTACCATCGTCCGCAAGGACGTACCGGCCGGAGCTTTGGCTCTCACCGTGGCCCCACAACGCAATATGGACGGCTGGGTTCAGACCAACCGCCCGGGAACCGACGCGGCGGAAGCCGCGGCTAAGAGCGGAGACTAG
- a CDS encoding MarR family winged helix-turn-helix transcriptional regulator, producing MPGNDEVDRIVDAWLRERPDLDFAPLQVLSRVGRLAKHLDRARRTAFSRSELESWEFDVLSALRREGAPYELSPKALLQQTLVSSGTMTNRIDRLVERGLVTRRTDPNDGRGIFVVMNPDGLIRVDAAITRLVDAEAELLATLTASERERLASLLRKLSLDFD from the coding sequence ATGCCAGGGAATGACGAAGTAGACCGCATCGTGGATGCCTGGCTGCGCGAGCGGCCGGACCTCGATTTCGCCCCGTTGCAGGTGCTCAGCCGGGTGGGCCGCCTCGCCAAGCACCTCGACCGGGCCAGGCGCACCGCGTTCTCCCGCTCCGAACTGGAGTCGTGGGAGTTCGACGTGCTGTCGGCGCTCCGCCGCGAAGGCGCACCGTACGAACTCAGCCCCAAGGCGCTGCTGCAGCAGACGCTCGTGTCGAGCGGAACCATGACCAACCGGATCGACCGGCTCGTCGAGCGCGGCCTCGTCACCCGGCGCACCGACCCCAACGACGGCCGCGGCATCTTCGTCGTGATGAACCCCGACGGGCTGATCCGGGTCGATGCCGCGATCACGCGCCTCGTCGACGCCGAGGCCGAGCTGCTCGCGACGCTCACGGCCAGCGAACGCGAACGCCTCGCCTCCCTGCTCCGCAAGCTCAGCCTCGACTTCGACTGA
- a CDS encoding CYTH and CHAD domain-containing protein, with protein sequence MHAVDFSEVERKYDVDAASVLPPLQELPGVTWVDAPVEHFLDAVYFDTADLTLAAHRITLRRRTGGDDAGWHLKLPAGVDGRGPDERREVHEPLGSDPELVPAGLQQRVRVLVRDRVLVPVVRLRNHRIVHVLREDNGAVLAEVCDDSVLADRLGADPLRQEWREWEIELVDGAPELLDAVADAFAAGGVRRAGYPSKLGRALGDRIPTDLPSAPATPSKSSTTGALLLAYLDAQMRVLVRQDPLVRRDDAEAVHQMRVATRRMRSVLATYRDLLPNGLANTLGDELQWIARVLGAARDNEVLHHNLARSLSSEPAKLVVGHVKRRLAAHFAGDLAAARKAADAVLDSPRYFRLLDALDALIAEPPFTALAKKPARSVVPGLVKRDGARLRKAVRAARAVPQGPDHDAALHEVRKIAKRLRYTTETALILSPKRAARLVAAARLVQDILGEHHDSVVARGVLLTLGMRAFIDNENSFTYGRLHATEQFRGAHLESRFRSAWKSFPKSVL encoded by the coding sequence ATGCATGCCGTGGATTTTTCCGAGGTTGAACGCAAATATGACGTCGACGCGGCATCCGTTCTGCCCCCGCTCCAGGAACTGCCCGGCGTGACCTGGGTGGACGCCCCCGTCGAGCACTTTCTCGACGCCGTCTACTTCGACACGGCCGATCTCACGCTCGCGGCGCACCGGATCACCCTGCGGCGCCGCACCGGCGGTGACGACGCCGGCTGGCACCTGAAGCTCCCCGCCGGGGTCGACGGCCGCGGCCCCGACGAACGCCGCGAGGTGCACGAACCCCTCGGCAGCGACCCCGAGCTCGTGCCGGCCGGCCTGCAGCAGCGGGTTCGCGTCCTCGTGCGCGACCGGGTGCTCGTGCCCGTCGTGCGGCTCCGCAACCACCGGATCGTGCACGTGCTGCGCGAGGACAACGGCGCCGTGCTCGCCGAGGTCTGCGACGACAGCGTCCTGGCCGACCGCCTCGGCGCCGACCCGCTCCGCCAGGAGTGGCGGGAATGGGAGATCGAACTCGTCGACGGCGCCCCCGAGCTGCTCGACGCCGTCGCGGACGCCTTCGCCGCCGGGGGAGTCCGTCGGGCAGGCTATCCCTCGAAACTCGGCCGCGCCCTTGGGGATCGCATTCCCACCGACTTGCCTTCCGCACCGGCGACGCCGAGCAAGTCGAGCACGACAGGGGCACTGCTGCTTGCCTACCTCGACGCCCAGATGCGGGTGCTCGTCCGCCAGGACCCGCTCGTGCGGCGGGACGACGCCGAGGCCGTGCACCAGATGCGGGTCGCGACCCGGCGGATGCGCTCGGTGCTGGCGACCTATCGTGACCTGCTTCCGAACGGGCTGGCCAACACCCTCGGGGACGAACTCCAGTGGATCGCCCGGGTGCTCGGCGCCGCCCGGGACAACGAAGTGCTGCACCACAACCTCGCCCGGTCGTTGTCTTCCGAGCCGGCGAAGCTCGTGGTCGGACACGTCAAGCGGCGCCTGGCCGCGCACTTCGCGGGCGACCTCGCCGCGGCGCGGAAGGCGGCGGACGCCGTCCTCGACAGTCCGCGCTACTTCCGGCTGCTCGACGCGCTCGACGCCCTCATCGCGGAGCCGCCGTTCACCGCGCTCGCGAAGAAGCCGGCGCGGAGCGTGGTGCCGGGTCTCGTCAAGCGTGATGGCGCCCGCCTGCGCAAGGCCGTTCGCGCCGCTCGCGCTGTGCCGCAGGGACCCGATCACGACGCAGCCTTGCACGAGGTGCGCAAGATCGCCAAGCGCCTGCGGTATACGACGGAGACTGCGCTCATCCTGAGTCCGAAACGTGCGGCCAGGCTTGTGGCCGCCGCCCGACTGGTCCAGGACATCCTCGGCGAGCACCACGACAGCGTCGTCGCCCGTGGGGTGCTGCTCACCCTCGGCATGCGCGCCTTCATCGACAACGAGAACTCGTTCACGTACGGCCGCCTCCACGCGACCGAACAGTTCCGGGGTGCGCACCTCGAGAGCCGGTTCCGTTCGGCGTGGAAGAGCTTCCCCAAGTCCGTGCTCTGA
- the arsM gene encoding arsenite methyltransferase, with protein MNDRADVTQKADITELVRERYAAAALQLTDVSAEAGSCCVPTDLGNGNVFGSILYTGGESTEIPEEALLASLGCGNPTAVADLRFGETVLDLGSGGGIDVLLSARRVGPTGFAYGLDMTDEMLSLARANANKAGATNVEFIKGRIEEIPLPDASVDVIISNCVINLSADKTAVITEMFRVLKPGGRLGISDVVAEDHLSEQDRIERGSYAGCIAGALSHREYLDTLAGAGFTGISVEYTHEVAPEMHGAIVKAVKPVA; from the coding sequence ATGAATGACAGGGCCGACGTGACGCAGAAAGCCGACATCACCGAGCTCGTCCGGGAGCGCTACGCCGCGGCGGCACTCCAGCTCACGGACGTGTCCGCTGAGGCCGGCTCCTGCTGCGTGCCGACCGATCTCGGCAACGGCAACGTCTTCGGGTCGATCCTTTACACCGGAGGCGAAAGCACCGAGATCCCCGAAGAGGCGCTCCTCGCGAGTCTCGGCTGCGGCAACCCGACGGCCGTTGCCGACCTGCGCTTCGGCGAAACCGTGCTCGACCTCGGCTCCGGAGGCGGCATCGACGTGCTCCTCTCCGCGCGCCGGGTCGGCCCCACCGGATTTGCATACGGCCTCGACATGACCGACGAGATGCTGTCCCTCGCCAGGGCGAACGCGAACAAGGCCGGCGCCACGAATGTCGAATTCATCAAGGGCCGGATCGAGGAGATCCCGCTGCCGGATGCATCCGTCGACGTCATCATCTCCAATTGCGTGATCAACCTCTCCGCCGACAAGACCGCCGTCATCACGGAGATGTTCCGCGTCCTCAAGCCCGGCGGGCGGCTCGGGATCTCCGACGTCGTCGCGGAGGACCACCTCAGCGAACAGGACCGCATCGAGCGCGGCAGCTACGCCGGTTGTATCGCCGGCGCGCTCTCCCACCGGGAATACCTCGATACCCTGGCCGGGGCAGGATTCACCGGGATCAGCGTCGAATACACCCACGAGGTCGCGCCCGAAATGCACGGCGCCATCGTCAAGGCGGTCAAGCCCGTGGCGTAG
- a CDS encoding MIP/aquaporin family protein, which yields MSDASTAMPQATTSWQRRAFAEFLGSALLSAIVIGSGIAASALSPNDVGLQLLENAAATALGLYVLIVVLAPLSGAHFNPVVSLVDVYLGFRPWRDLASYLPAQVAGCVVGAVLANSMFGLPAVALSGTDRLTGPHLLAEVVATAGLVLVIFALARSGRGRFAPAAVAAYIGSAYFFTSSTSFANPAIAIGRMFTDTFAGIAPGSVPGYMCAQLLGGILGLVLVRVLYPDQGTTSPVRSDVVAASATGRVSEREARL from the coding sequence ATGAGTGACGCATCGACAGCCATGCCGCAGGCGACGACCTCGTGGCAACGGCGTGCGTTCGCGGAGTTCCTCGGCAGCGCCCTGCTCAGCGCGATCGTCATCGGATCCGGCATCGCGGCATCCGCCCTATCGCCCAACGACGTGGGCCTGCAGCTGCTCGAGAACGCGGCGGCGACCGCCCTGGGCCTGTATGTGCTGATCGTGGTGCTCGCACCCCTCAGCGGCGCGCATTTCAATCCGGTCGTCTCGCTCGTCGACGTCTACCTCGGATTTCGCCCCTGGCGCGACCTCGCGAGCTACCTGCCCGCCCAGGTCGCGGGCTGTGTCGTTGGCGCCGTGCTCGCGAACTCCATGTTCGGGCTGCCTGCCGTCGCACTCAGCGGCACCGATCGCCTGACGGGACCGCACCTTCTCGCCGAGGTCGTCGCGACGGCCGGTCTGGTGCTCGTGATCTTCGCCCTCGCCCGCTCTGGCCGTGGCCGGTTCGCCCCCGCCGCTGTCGCCGCCTACATCGGCTCGGCCTACTTCTTCACGAGTTCCACGAGCTTCGCCAACCCCGCCATCGCCATCGGGCGGATGTTCACGGACACGTTCGCAGGCATCGCTCCCGGATCCGTGCCCGGCTACATGTGCGCCCAACTCCTGGGCGGCATCCTCGGACTGGTGCTCGTGCGCGTGCTCTATCCGGACCAGGGAACCACGTCGCCCGTCCGCTCGGACGTCGTCGCAGCATCCGCCACCGGGCGGGTATCAGAACGGGAGGCACGACTATGA
- a CDS encoding metalloregulator ArsR/SmtB family transcription factor has translation MSTTTLLPLTDVSACCAPLTREPITATQAAGLARSLKALADPTRLRLISIVAASEGQEACACDLTEPVGLSQSTVSHHLKVLTDAGFLSRRQVGTWAHFALVPGALDSVARLLTTA, from the coding sequence ATGTCGACAACCACCCTGCTTCCCCTCACCGACGTCAGCGCATGCTGCGCGCCGCTGACCCGGGAGCCGATCACCGCCACGCAAGCGGCAGGACTCGCGCGGTCGCTGAAGGCCCTCGCCGACCCGACGCGGCTGCGGCTGATCTCGATCGTGGCCGCTTCGGAAGGCCAGGAGGCCTGCGCCTGCGACCTGACCGAGCCGGTCGGGCTGAGCCAGTCCACGGTCTCGCACCACCTGAAAGTGCTCACGGATGCCGGCTTCCTCAGCCGTCGGCAGGTCGGCACCTGGGCCCATTTCGCCCTCGTGCCCGGCGCCCTGGATTCCGTCGCCCGGCTGTTGACGACCGCATGA
- the arsD gene encoding arsenite efflux transporter metallochaperone ArsD: MTAIRIYEPALCCESGVCGPDSDASLVTVTADVRRLKDLGADIERHNLATDPTAFTTDETVRGFMHTVGSEGLPLTVVDGVTVATGAYPSRAELLALAGLGDPAPSAPVRTQLGLTERGQDEKSGGCCGGVSGCC; the protein is encoded by the coding sequence ATGACTGCCATTCGAATCTACGAGCCGGCCCTGTGTTGCGAGTCCGGCGTGTGCGGACCCGACTCCGACGCCTCCCTCGTCACCGTCACGGCCGACGTGCGCCGCCTCAAGGATTTGGGCGCCGACATCGAACGCCACAACCTCGCCACCGATCCGACGGCGTTCACCACCGACGAGACGGTCCGCGGCTTCATGCACACCGTCGGCTCGGAAGGCCTCCCGCTGACCGTCGTCGACGGAGTCACCGTCGCCACCGGGGCCTATCCGAGCCGCGCCGAGTTGCTCGCCCTCGCCGGCCTCGGCGACCCGGCACCGTCCGCACCCGTCCGCACCCAGCTGGGGTTGACTGAGCGCGGTCAGGACGAGAAATCGGGCGGATGCTGCGGCGGCGTCTCAGGCTGCTGCTAA